A window of the Rhineura floridana isolate rRhiFlo1 chromosome 13, rRhiFlo1.hap2, whole genome shotgun sequence genome harbors these coding sequences:
- the LOC133368960 gene encoding uncharacterized protein LOC133368960 isoform X1: MAGLGARSVLVTGANRGIGLELVRQLLGSSDPPQWLFACCRDPDGERGQQLRKLASSHPNLTIVKLDTCDPSSIKAAVARATEQLNGARLNLLINNAGIVRQHTLESETSESMSEVYKTNVIGPMMVTQAFLPLLRKASEVSSQKGMSCSKAAIVNISSLCGSITDILAWELGHNINYRCSKAALNMLTQCQSRGFAEDEILCISLHPGWLQTDMGNLIINPRRKSGSFLHIPPYFYKEQGFSRDIKRMLET; encoded by the exons ATGGCGGGACTGGGAGCGCGCAGCGTCTTGGTGACCGGAGCCAACCGCGGGATCGGCCTGGAGCTGGTTCGCCAGCTACTGGGCAGCTCCGACCCGCCGCAGTGGCTCTTCGCCTGCTGCCGGGATCCGGACGGGGAGCGCGGGCAG caaCTGAGGAAACTGGCTTCCAGCCACCCAAACCTGACGATAGTGAAGTTGG ACACTTGTGACCCCTCCAGCATCAAAGCTGCTGTAGCCAGAGCCACCGAGCAGTTGAACGGAGCCAGACTGAATCTTCTAATAAACAATGCTGGGATTGTAAGGCAACACACTTTGGAATCTGAAACGTCAGAGAGCATGTCTGAGGTGTACAAGACTAATGTGATTGGGCCCATGATGGTGACTCAG GCATTCTTGCCGTTGCTGAGGAAGGCATCTGAAGTAAGCTCACAGAAAGGGATGAGCTGCAGCAAAGCTGCCATTGTGAATATCTCCAGTTTATGCGGCTCCATCACAGATATCCTTGCATGGGAATTAGGACATAACATCAACTATCGCTGCAGCAAG GCTGCTCTGAACATGCTCACACAATGCCAGTCCCGGGGATTTGCTGAAGATGAGATCCTATGCATTTCGCTGCATCCGGGATGGCTACAGACAGACATGGGAAACTTAATT ATCAATCCACGGAGAAAATCAGGCTCCTTCTTACACATTCCTCCATATTTCTACAAAGAACAGGGGTTCTCAAGGGACATAAAGAG gatgttggagacatag
- the LOC133368960 gene encoding C-signal-like isoform X3, protein MAGLGARSVLVTGANRGIGLELVRQLLGSSDPPQWLFACCRDPDGERGQQLRKLASSHPNLTIVKLDTCDPSSIKAAVARATEQLNGARLNLLINNAGIVRQHTLESETSESMSEVYKTNVIGPMMVTQAFLPLLRKASEVSSQKGMSCSKAAIVNISSLCGSITDILAWELGHNINYRCSKAALNMLTQCQSRGFAEDEILCISLHPGWLQTDMGNLIGLAPMTVDEGVREILNTLAHLSEKENGTFVNLDGKPLPW, encoded by the exons ATGGCGGGACTGGGAGCGCGCAGCGTCTTGGTGACCGGAGCCAACCGCGGGATCGGCCTGGAGCTGGTTCGCCAGCTACTGGGCAGCTCCGACCCGCCGCAGTGGCTCTTCGCCTGCTGCCGGGATCCGGACGGGGAGCGCGGGCAG caaCTGAGGAAACTGGCTTCCAGCCACCCAAACCTGACGATAGTGAAGTTGG ACACTTGTGACCCCTCCAGCATCAAAGCTGCTGTAGCCAGAGCCACCGAGCAGTTGAACGGAGCCAGACTGAATCTTCTAATAAACAATGCTGGGATTGTAAGGCAACACACTTTGGAATCTGAAACGTCAGAGAGCATGTCTGAGGTGTACAAGACTAATGTGATTGGGCCCATGATGGTGACTCAG GCATTCTTGCCGTTGCTGAGGAAGGCATCTGAAGTAAGCTCACAGAAAGGGATGAGCTGCAGCAAAGCTGCCATTGTGAATATCTCCAGTTTATGCGGCTCCATCACAGATATCCTTGCATGGGAATTAGGACATAACATCAACTATCGCTGCAGCAAG GCTGCTCTGAACATGCTCACACAATGCCAGTCCCGGGGATTTGCTGAAGATGAGATCCTATGCATTTCGCTGCATCCGGGATGGCTACAGACAGACATGGGAAACTTAATT GGACTAGCCCCAATGACAGTGGATGAGGGTGTGCGAGAGATCCTGAACACCCTTGCCCATCTCTCTGAGAAAGAAAATGGCACTTTTGTAAACTTGGACGGGAAACCCCTTCCCTGGTGA
- the LOC133368960 gene encoding uncharacterized protein LOC133368960 isoform X2, with translation MAGLGARSVLVTGANRGIGLELVRQLLGSSDPPQWLFACCRDPDGERGQQLRKLASSHPNLTIVKLDTCDPSSIKAAVARATEQLNGARLNLLINNAGIVRQHTLESETSESMSEVYKTNVIGPMMVTQAALNMLTQCQSRGFAEDEILCISLHPGWLQTDMGNLIGLAPMTVDEGVREILNTLAHLSEKENGTFVNLDGKPLPW, from the exons ATGGCGGGACTGGGAGCGCGCAGCGTCTTGGTGACCGGAGCCAACCGCGGGATCGGCCTGGAGCTGGTTCGCCAGCTACTGGGCAGCTCCGACCCGCCGCAGTGGCTCTTCGCCTGCTGCCGGGATCCGGACGGGGAGCGCGGGCAG caaCTGAGGAAACTGGCTTCCAGCCACCCAAACCTGACGATAGTGAAGTTGG ACACTTGTGACCCCTCCAGCATCAAAGCTGCTGTAGCCAGAGCCACCGAGCAGTTGAACGGAGCCAGACTGAATCTTCTAATAAACAATGCTGGGATTGTAAGGCAACACACTTTGGAATCTGAAACGTCAGAGAGCATGTCTGAGGTGTACAAGACTAATGTGATTGGGCCCATGATGGTGACTCAG GCTGCTCTGAACATGCTCACACAATGCCAGTCCCGGGGATTTGCTGAAGATGAGATCCTATGCATTTCGCTGCATCCGGGATGGCTACAGACAGACATGGGAAACTTAATT GGACTAGCCCCAATGACAGTGGATGAGGGTGTGCGAGAGATCCTGAACACCCTTGCCCATCTCTCTGAGAAAGAAAATGGCACTTTTGTAAACTTGGACGGGAAACCCCTTCCCTGGTGA